In Aegilops tauschii subsp. strangulata cultivar AL8/78 chromosome 3, Aet v6.0, whole genome shotgun sequence, one genomic interval encodes:
- the LOC109732533 gene encoding two-component response regulator ORR26 codes for MADASAFPYGLRVLVVDDDPTWLKILEKMLRKCSYEVTTCGLARVALEILRERKNRFDIVISDVNMPDMDGFKLLEHIGLEMDLPVIMMSIDGETSRVMKGVQHGACDYLLKPVRMKELRNIWQHVYRKKMHEVKEIEGHDSCDDLQILRYGFEGFDEKGLFMTVDSDATRKRKDVDHGDQDSSDGATAKKARVVWSVDLHQKFVNAVNQIGFDKVGPKKILDLMNVPGLTRENVASHLQKYRLYLGRLQKQNEERILGSARQDFSTKGPSSENLNLRSSFQEQPSNTSSGYPHASQKIQGQSSVSDSQLEETKRTVPLPAPDRSMNSVSSAAEPQNVAGVSPIGGVLSFKGLPVNQDRKPSETMILECQAWTGGVPAKQFMQYPKHNHARCDLLGDYACLPKPDLEHPTAPGHLFTPPPLISMSCSTEMDARNFSDVKPALLDCIKSFSPALTCTADSVSVQISDSVVTSTDAADRKFSSVEGLPSTKDCYFGQTSNQGSWLRSQEEPSIICGADFASLPEDLPGYPLQGGVSFENVGLSSIDLFHYNDAMILSGLQSNWYDDQDHFSSETTDYPLMDGCLFA; via the exons atGGCCGACGCGTCCGCCTTCCCCTACGGGCTGCGCGTCCTCGTCGTCGACGACGACCCCACCTGGCTCAAGATACTCGAGAAGATGCTCCGCAAGTGCTCCTACGAAG TTACCACTTGCGGCCTAGCTAGAGTTGCTCTTGAAATTCTCCGGGAGAGGAAAAACAGGTTCGACATTGTGATTAGTGATGTCAACATGCCAGATATGGATGGCTTCAAGCTTCTTGAACACATTGGACTTGAGATGGATCTACCTGTTATAA TGATGTCCATTGATGGGGAGACAAGTAGGGTGATGAAAGGTGTCCAGCATGGTGCTTGCGATTACCTCCTTAAGCCCGTTCGGATGAAGGAACTCCGGAACATTTGGCAACACGTATACAGGAAGAAAATGCACGAGGTTAAAGAGATCGAAGGTCATGATAGCTGTGATGATCTCCAGATACTAAGATATGGTTTCGAGGGATTTGATGAGAAGGGCCTATTTATGACAGTTGATTCCGATGCCACGAGGAAGAGAAAAGATGTGGACCACGGAGATCAGGACTCCAGTGACGGTGCTACTGCTAAAAAGGCTAGAGTAGTCTGGTCTGTTGATCTGCATCAGAAGTTTGTAAATGCTGTGAACCAAATTGGATTCGACA AAGTGGGGCCGAAGAAAATATTGGACCTGATGAACGTGCCGGGCTTAACAAGAGAGAATGTTGCTAGCCATCTTCAG AAATATCGCCTATACTTGGGGAGGCTGCAAAAGCAGAACGAGGAAAGGATATTGGGCTCTGCTAGGCAAGATTTCAGCACTAAGGGACCATCATCAGAGAACCTTAACCTCAGAAGCTCCTTCCAAGAGCAACCAAGCAACACTTCCAGTGGATATCCACATGCTTCCCAGAAGATACAAGGCCAGAGCAGTGTGTCAGATTCTCAGTTAGAAGAAACCAAGCGCACGGTCCCCTTACCGGCGCCAGATAGAAGCATGAATTCTGTAAGTTCAGCTGCCGAACCTCAGAATGTTGCCGGTGTTTCACCAATAGGCGGCGTGCTGTCGTTCAAAGGTTTGCCAGTGAATCAGGACAGGAAGCCATCAGAAACCATGATCCTGGAATGCCAGGCCTGGACTGGAGGAGTGCCAGCAAAGCAGTTCATGCAGTACCCAAAGCACAACCATGCACGCTGCGACTTGTTAGGGGATTATGCATGCCTACCAAAGCCAGACTTGGAACACCCCACTGCTCCTGGCCATTTGTTTACACCACCGCCGCTTATCTCAATGAGTTGCAGTACGGAGATGGACGCCAGAAACTTCTCAGATGTGAAGCCAGCCCTTCTTGACTGCATCAAGTCCTTCTCCCCGGCGTTGACATGTACAGCTGATTCGGTTTCTGTTCAGATCAGTGACAGTGTTGTGACCTCAACCGATGCTGCTGACCGGAAGTTTTCCAGTGTGGAAGGTCTGCCTAGCACTAAAGATTGTTACTTCGGCCAGACAAGCAACCAAGGCTCCTGGCTTCGTTCGCAAGAGGAGCCAAGCATCATATGCGGGGCGGATTTTGCTTCTCTGCCCGAGGATCTCCCCGGCTACCCACTTCAAGGAGGTGTCTCCTTTGAGAATGTAGGGCTGAGTAGCATTGATTTGTTTCACTACAACGACGCGATGATACTATCTGGGCTACAAAGTAACTGGTATGATGATCAAGACCACTTCAGCAGCGAAACGACGGACTACCCGTTGATGGATGGATGCCTCTTTGCATAA